A stretch of the Glutamicibacter sp. JL.03c genome encodes the following:
- a CDS encoding TetR/AcrR family transcriptional regulator codes for MSEPAANEVPGARKRGRPKGSTTGATKSKILKAASKEFAHAGFEGASLRSVARRASVDPALVHHYFKDKSELFIQTMHLPVNPAAIIGQAVTAPLEELGYSLTSALISTWRKPAFQPPAIAMVRGMISSNNATKILKPFIQKEIFSRVGARLPPETAEARVALVASQFIGLIIARYVVSLEPLASMDDDELIELVAPTIQRYLTGDLPAQKH; via the coding sequence GTGAGTGAACCAGCAGCCAATGAAGTTCCCGGTGCCCGTAAACGCGGACGCCCCAAGGGAAGTACCACCGGAGCAACAAAGTCCAAGATCCTCAAAGCCGCATCCAAGGAATTCGCCCATGCCGGCTTCGAGGGGGCGAGCCTGCGTTCCGTGGCCCGCCGTGCCTCAGTGGATCCAGCTTTGGTGCACCACTATTTCAAGGACAAGAGCGAGCTCTTCATCCAGACCATGCACCTTCCGGTCAACCCGGCAGCCATCATTGGGCAGGCGGTAACCGCGCCGCTAGAAGAATTGGGCTATTCGCTGACCAGTGCCCTGATCAGCACCTGGCGAAAACCAGCATTCCAGCCGCCTGCGATAGCCATGGTCCGAGGAATGATCTCCAGCAACAACGCCACAAAAATTTTGAAGCCGTTCATCCAGAAAGAGATCTTTTCCCGTGTGGGCGCTCGCCTGCCCCCGGAAACGGCAGAAGCGCGTGTTGCACTAGTGGCCAGCCAGTTCATCGGCCTGATTATCGCCAGGTACGTTGTTTCCTTGGAGCCCTTGGCCTCCATGGATGATGATGAGCTCATCGAACTTGTAGCACCAACAATTCAGCGCTACCTCACCGGGGATCTTCCTGCCCAAAAGCATTGA
- a CDS encoding HAD-IIA family hydrolase — MDGVLVHENQAVKGAAELLGYWRENDLRFLVLTNNSIYTPRDLRARLLASGLDVPEENIWTSAMATAEFLARQRPGGRTFVIGEAGLTTALHDAGFIMTDQNPDYVVLGETRTYSFEAITKAIRLIEGGAKFIATNPDATGPSAEGLLPATGAIAALISRATNREPYVVGKPNPMMFRSALNRIDAHSETTAMIGDRMDTDIVAGMEAGLLTALVFTGITGREDMDTFPFRPDLQYPSVANLHAELSKGAQPTETPATKK, encoded by the coding sequence ATGGACGGCGTTCTTGTCCATGAAAATCAGGCCGTAAAGGGTGCCGCAGAGTTGTTGGGGTACTGGCGTGAAAACGATCTGCGATTCCTCGTCTTGACCAACAACTCCATTTACACTCCGCGCGACCTCCGCGCCCGCCTGCTCGCTTCGGGCTTGGATGTGCCGGAAGAGAACATCTGGACCTCGGCTATGGCCACGGCAGAGTTCCTGGCCCGCCAGCGTCCAGGTGGCCGCACCTTTGTGATCGGTGAAGCGGGTTTGACCACGGCTTTGCATGATGCCGGGTTCATCATGACCGACCAGAACCCGGACTACGTGGTGCTGGGCGAGACCCGCACCTACTCCTTCGAAGCCATCACCAAGGCAATCAGGCTCATCGAAGGTGGCGCCAAGTTCATCGCCACCAACCCGGACGCCACCGGCCCATCGGCCGAAGGCCTCTTGCCTGCAACGGGCGCCATCGCCGCATTGATCTCTCGAGCAACCAATCGCGAACCATACGTGGTGGGCAAGCCGAACCCAATGATGTTCCGTTCCGCATTGAACCGCATCGATGCGCATTCGGAAACAACGGCCATGATTGGCGACCGCATGGACACCGACATTGTCGCTGGCATGGAAGCTGGTCTGCTGACCGCTCTGGTCTTCACCGGCATCACAGGCCGCGAAGATATGGACACCTTCCCGTTCCGCCCGGACCTGCAGTACCCATCTGTAGCGAACCTGCATGCAGAACTGTCCAAGGGCGCGCAGCCAACTGAAACTCCTGCAACGAAGAAGTAG
- a CDS encoding TrmH family RNA methyltransferase: MNQETHEPVNDPSEQHVIGVGPWEGELPTEAKYDPELLASGDRRNVADKYRYWTMDAIIADLDERRHDFHIAIENWQHDMNIGTVVRSANAFLAKEVHIIGRRRWNRRGAMVTDRYQHVRHHPTVEDFVTWAEAEGLTILGIDIFPDSVPLETYDLPKDCVLVFGQEGPGLSPEVHAAAKDTLSIEQFGSTRSINAASAAGIAMHAWVRRHVFGQRVG, encoded by the coding sequence GTGAATCAAGAAACACATGAGCCAGTGAACGACCCCAGCGAGCAGCATGTCATCGGAGTAGGCCCCTGGGAAGGGGAACTGCCAACTGAAGCGAAGTATGACCCGGAGCTGCTGGCCAGCGGCGACCGGCGCAATGTCGCGGACAAATACCGTTACTGGACGATGGACGCCATCATCGCCGATCTGGATGAGCGTCGCCATGATTTCCACATCGCCATAGAGAATTGGCAGCATGACATGAATATCGGCACCGTGGTGCGCAGTGCCAACGCATTCTTGGCCAAGGAAGTCCACATCATTGGCCGCCGCCGCTGGAACCGTCGAGGTGCAATGGTGACAGATCGTTACCAACACGTGCGCCACCATCCGACTGTGGAGGATTTTGTTACCTGGGCTGAAGCCGAGGGGCTCACGATCCTGGGAATCGATATCTTCCCGGATTCCGTGCCGCTGGAAACCTACGACCTTCCGAAGGATTGCGTATTGGTGTTTGGCCAAGAAGGACCCGGTTTGAGCCCTGAAGTCCACGCCGCTGCCAAGGACACCTTGTCAATTGAACAATTCGGATCAACCCGGTCCATTAATGCCGCTTCCGCGGCTGGAATTGCCATGCATGCGTGGGTTCGCAGGCATGTTTTCGGGCAACGAGTTGGCTAA
- a CDS encoding M23 family metallopeptidase → MNHDLLLPGLPRRKNPVVIWSTSIVAALGLTGALAIPIVAQPADSRQGDVEVSMDAVADYSLTDGPIFVSADAPLNAFGASGKDLAIDGRPLGMIEGAAETSESSGSGEESTALLAGTVGELGKLPGDLQLMHPVTTRRISSPYGWRANPTGPGNQIHIGQDYPISCGSPVYASEDGTVSVSAWAGHSGMRVTIDHGFNVQTGYSHNSKLIAKVGQRVKQGELIALAGTTGNSTGCHVHFEVIIDGRWHDPRNYLPLIPGQRQAMIDSQRLTVNANTAPKGNGSQNSGQSNNAPDPDIIVPENDETPYIPAPTPRPAPTKSAKPAPSQSEGESESPTGTKSPSDSTSPSENESESPTNNQSPTAKPTPTKAPSKTSSPEGTTTPPPSTDKDPDGQQPSSPAPTTNKVPHTSDEPSTTKTGSVQSPTGSSSSFLGITLDPTKGASLSASITE, encoded by the coding sequence GTGAACCACGACTTATTGCTGCCCGGATTACCTCGACGCAAGAACCCCGTGGTGATCTGGTCGACCTCTATCGTTGCCGCACTGGGGCTCACCGGCGCGTTGGCAATCCCCATCGTCGCGCAGCCAGCCGATTCGCGCCAGGGCGATGTCGAGGTGTCCATGGATGCCGTCGCGGATTACTCCCTTACCGACGGCCCCATTTTTGTTAGCGCAGATGCTCCTCTGAACGCCTTCGGCGCTTCCGGCAAAGATCTGGCCATCGATGGGCGCCCCCTGGGCATGATCGAGGGCGCCGCGGAGACTTCCGAATCAAGTGGCAGCGGAGAAGAATCCACCGCGTTGCTGGCCGGCACCGTTGGCGAACTCGGCAAGCTTCCTGGCGATCTCCAACTGATGCATCCGGTGACAACGCGTCGGATCTCCAGCCCCTACGGCTGGCGCGCGAATCCGACCGGTCCAGGCAACCAGATCCACATCGGCCAGGACTACCCGATTTCATGCGGCTCCCCGGTGTACGCGTCCGAGGATGGCACCGTTTCGGTTTCCGCGTGGGCCGGCCATTCGGGCATGCGCGTGACCATTGATCACGGCTTCAACGTCCAAACCGGTTATAGCCACAACTCGAAGCTCATCGCGAAGGTGGGCCAGCGCGTCAAGCAGGGCGAGCTGATTGCCCTGGCTGGCACCACCGGCAACTCGACCGGCTGCCACGTGCACTTCGAAGTCATCATCGATGGCCGCTGGCACGACCCCCGTAACTACCTTCCGCTGATCCCAGGCCAGCGCCAGGCGATGATCGATTCGCAGCGTCTGACCGTGAATGCGAATACCGCACCCAAGGGCAACGGTTCGCAGAACTCGGGCCAGTCCAATAATGCGCCTGATCCGGACATCATCGTTCCCGAGAACGACGAAACCCCATACATTCCTGCTCCGACGCCGCGTCCTGCGCCTACGAAGTCGGCCAAGCCGGCTCCAAGCCAGAGCGAGGGCGAGAGCGAAAGCCCAACCGGCACGAAGAGCCCCAGCGATTCGACCTCGCCATCCGAGAACGAGTCCGAATCGCCGACGAACAACCAGTCACCGACTGCGAAGCCTACGCCGACGAAAGCTCCATCCAAAACGTCATCGCCAGAAGGCACAACGACGCCTCCACCATCAACTGACAAGGATCCGGATGGCCAGCAACCTTCAAGCCCGGCGCCAACAACGAACAAAGTTCCACATACCAGCGATGAGCCGTCGACTACCAAGACCGGAAGCGTGCAATCGCCGACAGGATCGAGTTCCTCTTTCCTCGGGATAACGCTTGACCCGACCAAAGGTGCGAGCCTTTCAGCCTCGATCACCGAATAA
- the fbaA gene encoding class II fructose-bisphosphate aldolase, translating into MPIATPDKYNAMIDAAKAGGYAFPAVNVTSSQTLNAAIRGFAEAESDGIIQVSTGGAAYWSGASIKDMVAGSLGFAAFAREVAKNYGVNIALHTDHCPADKLDGFVLPLLAASEAEVAAGRDPFFNSHMWDGSAETLEENLRIAAELLPRTAAAKQILEVEIGAVGGEEDGVENAINDKLYSTVEDALATIDALGAGEKGRYITALTFGNVHGVYKPGNVKLRPEILKDIQAQVGAKIGKENPFDLVFHGGSGSSEQEIADAVAYGVIKMNIDTDTQYAFTRPVAGHMLGNYDGVLKIDGEVGNKKTYDPRVWGAKAEESMAARIVEAARQLGSAGKSLK; encoded by the coding sequence ATGCCTATCGCAACCCCCGATAAGTACAATGCCATGATTGATGCTGCCAAGGCAGGCGGCTACGCCTTCCCAGCAGTGAACGTGACCAGTTCGCAGACCCTGAACGCCGCAATCCGCGGCTTCGCCGAAGCTGAGTCTGACGGCATCATCCAGGTCTCCACCGGCGGAGCCGCCTACTGGTCTGGCGCCTCCATCAAGGACATGGTCGCGGGCTCGTTGGGCTTCGCAGCCTTCGCCCGCGAAGTAGCCAAGAACTACGGCGTCAATATCGCCCTGCACACCGACCACTGCCCAGCAGACAAGCTGGATGGCTTCGTGCTTCCACTGCTGGCTGCCTCGGAAGCTGAAGTTGCTGCAGGCCGCGACCCATTCTTCAACTCCCACATGTGGGACGGCTCGGCGGAGACCCTCGAAGAGAACCTGCGTATCGCTGCCGAGCTGCTGCCACGCACCGCTGCCGCCAAGCAGATCCTCGAAGTTGAAATCGGCGCAGTGGGCGGCGAAGAAGACGGCGTAGAGAACGCTATCAATGACAAGCTGTACTCCACCGTTGAGGATGCACTGGCAACCATCGACGCACTGGGCGCCGGTGAAAAGGGCCGCTACATCACCGCACTGACCTTCGGCAACGTCCACGGCGTTTACAAGCCAGGCAATGTGAAGCTGCGTCCGGAGATCCTGAAGGATATCCAGGCCCAGGTTGGCGCCAAGATTGGCAAGGAAAACCCCTTCGACCTCGTATTCCACGGTGGTTCGGGCTCCTCCGAACAGGAAATCGCAGACGCGGTTGCCTACGGTGTCATCAAGATGAACATCGACACCGACACCCAGTACGCATTCACCCGTCCGGTCGCTGGCCACATGCTGGGAAATTACGACGGCGTGCTGAAGATCGACGGCGAAGTCGGCAACAAGAAGACCTACGACCCACGCGTATGGGGTGCCAAGGCTGAAGAGTCCATGGCAGCTCGCATCGTTGAAGCTGCGCGTCAGCTGGGCTCGGCCGGAAAGTCGCTGAAGTAA
- a CDS encoding DUF3151 domain-containing protein — translation MVGENLLGIPETLLPEESEVLARLEAGDEPTDLAAQFPSSSLVWALLADEAHGEGRTVESYAFARVGYHRGLDSLRKAGWRGQGPVPWSHEPNRGFLRSLYALGRAAAAIGEAEEVDRIGKFLNDSDASAKADIEAGK, via the coding sequence ATGGTCGGCGAAAACCTGTTGGGCATTCCAGAAACCCTGCTCCCCGAAGAGTCGGAGGTTCTGGCGCGCCTTGAAGCTGGAGACGAGCCAACTGATCTGGCCGCTCAGTTCCCATCATCTTCGTTGGTCTGGGCGCTGCTGGCCGATGAGGCGCACGGCGAAGGCCGCACCGTGGAATCCTACGCGTTCGCGCGCGTGGGCTACCACCGCGGCCTTGACTCGTTGCGCAAAGCCGGTTGGCGTGGCCAGGGACCAGTGCCTTGGAGCCACGAGCCTAACCGCGGCTTCCTCCGCTCGCTCTACGCGCTGGGCCGTGCGGCCGCAGCCATCGGCGAAGCCGAAGAAGTCGATCGCATCGGCAAGTTCCTGAACGATTCGGATGCTTCCGCCAAGGCTGACATCGAAGCTGGCAAGTAA
- a CDS encoding DUF4956 domain-containing protein, with amino-acid sequence MLSFWTGLASNVIGITVLVYFVYFRRHFRRDLVLAYIALSMGIFAVTLLLSGSGAGMGLGLGLFGILSIIRLRSDTLTQEEVAYYFISLAIGLVNGLHPDPAWLAPSATAALVLVMFLADHPSFAPRTERQTVTLEKAYPKKADLQSALEELLDAKILRTVVVELDMVRDLTIVDVRFRINAASPDSNCAKAENYAGTYELAKGQSASQNSSVQNGAKQESWS; translated from the coding sequence ATGTTGTCATTCTGGACAGGACTAGCCTCAAACGTCATCGGCATTACCGTGCTGGTGTACTTCGTGTACTTCCGTCGGCACTTCCGCCGTGACCTCGTACTTGCGTACATCGCCTTGAGCATGGGGATCTTCGCGGTCACCTTGCTGCTTTCCGGCAGCGGAGCAGGCATGGGGCTGGGTCTTGGCCTCTTCGGCATCCTTTCAATCATCCGCCTTCGGTCGGATACGCTGACCCAGGAAGAAGTCGCGTACTACTTCATTTCCCTGGCCATTGGTTTGGTCAACGGATTGCATCCGGATCCGGCATGGTTGGCACCGTCGGCCACCGCGGCTCTGGTGCTGGTCATGTTCCTGGCGGATCACCCAAGTTTCGCCCCGCGGACCGAACGCCAGACGGTGACCTTGGAGAAGGCCTATCCCAAGAAGGCTGATCTCCAGTCGGCTCTGGAAGAACTGCTTGATGCAAAGATCCTGCGCACCGTGGTCGTCGAGCTGGATATGGTTCGTGACCTGACCATCGTTGACGTTCGCTTCCGCATCAATGCCGCTTCGCCGGATAGCAACTGCGCCAAGGCGGAGAACTATGCAGGAACCTACGAACTGGCCAAGGGGCAAAGCGCTTCCCAGAATTCTTCGGTGCAGAACGGAGCCAAGCAGGAGTCCTGGTCCTAA
- a CDS encoding polyphosphate polymerase domain-containing protein, whose protein sequence is MPALDSRNQTDQATKAREALEQAVDCREPISLEEVVSEAALQTRVDKKFLLAPQQFTALSERLGEKFKVMQIDGLRTFRYESVYFDTEDFDQYRAHRQGRRRRYKVRSRTYADTGLSMFEIKTKGLRGATVKHRIQQDLHRSGELTEENLQFLESVLLSEYGQGVPELQPVLDSSYTRATFVNPIDSERLTCDVELGYANSKTHINGPDLIVVETKSADGRGAADRALAELGIREVSMSKYCIGVALLNPHLPANRWSRLLQQNFVPDPSLS, encoded by the coding sequence ATGCCTGCGCTCGATAGCCGTAATCAAACTGACCAGGCGACAAAGGCTCGCGAAGCATTGGAACAAGCCGTTGACTGCCGAGAACCGATCAGCCTGGAAGAAGTCGTGTCCGAGGCCGCGCTTCAAACTCGTGTTGATAAGAAATTCTTGCTCGCTCCACAACAGTTCACTGCACTATCGGAACGCCTAGGCGAGAAGTTCAAGGTCATGCAGATCGATGGCCTTCGCACCTTCCGCTATGAATCCGTGTACTTCGATACCGAAGACTTTGACCAGTATCGGGCGCACCGGCAAGGGCGGCGCAGACGCTACAAGGTCCGCTCTCGAACCTACGCTGATACCGGGCTATCCATGTTCGAGATCAAGACCAAGGGCCTGCGCGGGGCAACCGTGAAACACCGGATCCAGCAGGACCTGCATCGGTCGGGCGAGCTGACCGAAGAAAACCTGCAGTTCCTGGAATCCGTATTGCTTAGCGAATACGGCCAAGGAGTCCCTGAACTGCAACCGGTGCTAGACAGCTCCTATACGCGTGCCACCTTTGTGAACCCCATCGATTCCGAACGATTGACCTGCGATGTCGAACTGGGGTACGCCAACTCCAAGACACACATCAACGGGCCAGACTTGATTGTCGTCGAGACGAAGTCTGCCGATGGCCGTGGAGCCGCTGACCGGGCTCTGGCTGAGCTGGGAATTAGGGAAGTGTCCATGTCCAAGTACTGCATCGGAGTGGCTCTGCTCAATCCGCATCTGCCGGCAAACCGCTGGAGCCGGCTGCTGCAGCAAAACTTTGTCCCGGATCCCAGCCTGAGCTAG
- a CDS encoding response regulator transcription factor: MSQILIVEDEPRISSFVAKGLRAAGLTSSIAETGHDGFTQALDGEHELIILDLGLPDEDGFSVLRRLRAAQITTPVIILTARGSVEDTVAGLQNGADDYMAKPFHFDELLARVRLRLRTEDNAPEVSSLTHENLHMDLLRRRVTVDSTEVDLSAREFALAEAFLRNPGQVLSREQLLSRVWGYDFDPGSNVVDVYVRYLRNKLGSSRFETVRGFGYRLAAAK, from the coding sequence ATGAGCCAAATATTGATCGTCGAAGATGAACCCCGAATTAGCTCCTTTGTCGCCAAGGGGCTGCGGGCTGCCGGGCTGACCTCCTCCATTGCCGAGACCGGCCACGACGGATTCACCCAGGCGCTCGACGGCGAGCATGAATTGATCATCCTGGATTTGGGCTTGCCGGATGAAGATGGATTCTCCGTTCTGCGTCGACTGCGGGCAGCGCAGATCACCACCCCGGTCATCATCCTGACCGCTCGCGGAAGCGTTGAAGACACTGTCGCCGGATTGCAAAACGGCGCGGATGACTACATGGCCAAGCCATTCCACTTTGATGAGCTGCTTGCCCGAGTACGGCTGCGCTTGCGGACCGAGGACAACGCCCCCGAAGTTTCGTCTTTGACCCATGAAAACCTGCACATGGATCTGCTGCGCCGAAGGGTCACCGTGGATTCGACCGAAGTGGATCTTTCAGCCCGCGAATTCGCCCTGGCCGAAGCATTCTTGCGCAACCCAGGCCAGGTGCTCAGCCGGGAACAGCTGCTTTCGCGGGTCTGGGGCTACGATTTTGATCCAGGTTCCAACGTGGTTGACGTGTATGTCCGCTACCTTCGCAACAAGCTCGGCTCTTCACGCTTCGAGACTGTCCGCGGCTTCGGCTACCGGCTGGCAGCCGCAAAATAG
- a CDS encoding sensor histidine kinase: MTKAPERRWSIRARVLTGMLLLVGLALVAAGAASFAVQRHELNERLDESLSRSVKEFGVLTETGVDPRTMKRFEHAEDLLYIAMQRTLPSPKQGMVSLVGKEVRWTAPDIVGTRLEDDPEFIDWAFQVQDSNHIRLGSIKTDIATYRAVVVPVRLPADHERGSFVLAYDYSAESVANDRNFVIYSAVGASVMALSALAAWLVVGRMLEPIRKLQTTAQQISETDVSQRIEVSGNDEFADLTVTVNEMLDRLEGALKAQRQLLDDVGHELRTPVTIINGHLELMDPDDPQDVKQSRDIAMDELGRMSLLINDLVTLAKSNRTDFLQIEPVQVGKLLDDILDKARGLGQRQWRIDYRTEATVKLDPIRLTQAMLQLCANAVKFSEDDSRIALGNEILRNGHGETTLRWWVSDAGIGIQAEDLERIFERFGRGQNSARSSGSGLGLNIVQAIAETHGGRVWVNSEPSKGSTFYIDLPLSTGSKEA, from the coding sequence ATGACTAAAGCACCCGAACGCCGATGGTCCATCCGCGCACGCGTGCTTACCGGCATGCTGCTTTTGGTCGGCCTGGCACTGGTTGCCGCTGGCGCTGCCAGCTTCGCCGTGCAACGCCACGAGCTCAATGAACGTCTTGATGAATCGCTCTCCCGTTCCGTCAAGGAATTCGGCGTGCTGACCGAAACGGGTGTCGACCCGCGAACCATGAAACGATTCGAGCATGCCGAGGACCTGCTCTACATCGCCATGCAGCGCACCTTGCCCTCCCCCAAGCAGGGAATGGTCTCCCTTGTCGGCAAGGAGGTCCGTTGGACTGCGCCGGACATCGTGGGCACCCGGCTGGAAGACGATCCCGAATTCATCGACTGGGCCTTCCAAGTCCAAGACAGCAACCACATCCGGCTGGGCTCCATAAAAACGGATATCGCCACGTATCGTGCCGTGGTGGTACCGGTGAGATTGCCGGCCGATCATGAGCGCGGCTCATTCGTCTTGGCCTATGACTACTCGGCCGAATCCGTTGCCAATGACCGGAACTTCGTGATCTACAGCGCCGTGGGCGCTTCGGTCATGGCACTCTCGGCCCTGGCGGCCTGGCTGGTAGTGGGGCGAATGCTTGAACCGATTCGCAAGTTGCAGACTACTGCGCAGCAGATCTCTGAAACCGACGTCTCCCAGCGTATTGAAGTCTCCGGCAATGACGAGTTCGCAGACCTGACCGTCACGGTCAACGAAATGCTGGACCGCCTCGAGGGCGCGCTCAAGGCCCAACGCCAATTGCTGGACGATGTGGGACATGAGTTGCGCACGCCGGTGACCATCATCAACGGCCATCTGGAATTGATGGATCCTGATGACCCGCAGGATGTGAAGCAGAGCCGCGATATCGCCATGGATGAATTGGGTCGCATGTCCCTGCTGATCAATGACTTGGTGACGCTGGCCAAGTCCAATCGTACGGACTTCCTGCAGATTGAGCCGGTACAAGTGGGCAAGCTACTCGATGACATCCTGGACAAGGCCCGCGGTCTCGGCCAGCGTCAATGGCGTATCGACTACCGCACCGAGGCTACCGTCAAACTGGACCCGATACGCCTGACCCAGGCCATGCTGCAGCTATGCGCCAATGCCGTGAAATTTTCCGAAGATGATAGCCGCATTGCCTTGGGCAACGAGATCCTGCGAAACGGACATGGAGAGACCACCCTGCGTTGGTGGGTCTCCGACGCCGGCATCGGCATCCAAGCCGAGGACCTGGAACGCATCTTTGAACGCTTTGGACGCGGGCAGAACTCTGCACGTTCCTCGGGGTCCGGCTTGGGATTGAATATTGTGCAAGCCATCGCCGAAACGCACGGTGGCCGCGTCTGGGTAAACTCGGAGCCAAGCAAGGGTTCCACGTTCTATATTGATTTGCCGCTGTCGACTGGAAGCAAGGAAGCATGA
- a CDS encoding Lrp/AsnC family transcriptional regulator yields MENSLWEVQGDAVPNPVRIDATDLAILSELSKDARIPNNLLAATVGIAPSTCLGRVKALSTAGIITGYHTAINEKLLGVTVNAMISVLVSPSARDRLLSSAKSLQQLPEVKEVFVLGGSPDLLVRVATRSIDDLRTFVAAHLGSNRAFSSTQTVIIFEHLR; encoded by the coding sequence GTGGAAAATTCCCTCTGGGAAGTGCAAGGCGATGCCGTGCCGAATCCTGTTCGCATTGATGCCACGGATCTAGCCATCCTCTCGGAACTAAGCAAAGACGCCCGGATTCCGAACAACCTTCTCGCTGCCACGGTGGGCATTGCTCCTTCGACGTGCCTCGGCCGGGTCAAGGCACTATCCACCGCCGGAATCATCACCGGATACCACACGGCGATCAATGAAAAACTGCTTGGCGTCACGGTCAACGCGATGATTTCTGTGCTCGTCTCCCCCTCGGCCCGGGACCGATTGCTTTCCTCGGCGAAGTCACTGCAGCAGCTGCCGGAGGTCAAGGAGGTCTTCGTGCTCGGTGGATCACCTGATCTATTGGTCCGGGTCGCCACCCGGAGCATTGATGATCTGCGCACCTTTGTCGCGGCTCATCTCGGATCGAATCGCGCGTTTTCTTCAACCCAAACAGTGATCATTTTTGAGCACCTGCGCTAG
- the kynU gene encoding kynureninase — MSTELTRQALSQLDAVDPLTAFADRFILPEDTIYLDGNSLGALPKGAAERAAQVVSEEWGQGLIRSWNTAGWFDLPLKLGDKLGSLLGGKPNETAITDTTTLNLFKALASALRTQKADAPQRRVILTERDNFPTDIYIAEGLADLVNSLSQETGIAYEVKLIDDEASLRAALDDSVAVVALSHVNYRTGAMWNMDAITAAIHASGALVIWDLAHAAGAVPVDLNAADADYAVGCTYKYLNGGPGSPAFIWVNARHHERFWQPLSGWWSHNKPFEMSQSYTPANDIRRFMCGTQPMTSLAMVEVGLDIALEADMAQVRAKSLELVDLFIALVETRCVGYGLELVTPREHPARGSHVSFRHEHGYEIIAALIDQGVIGDYREPEVLRFGITPLYLTRTDIWDAVEKLREILHTNAWQREEYAVRNAVT; from the coding sequence ATGTCTACCGAGTTGACTCGCCAAGCCTTGTCCCAGCTGGACGCAGTGGATCCCTTGACGGCTTTCGCTGACCGTTTCATCTTGCCGGAGGACACCATTTACCTTGATGGAAACTCTCTCGGTGCTCTGCCCAAGGGCGCTGCTGAACGCGCCGCTCAGGTGGTGAGCGAAGAATGGGGACAGGGCCTGATCCGCTCATGGAACACCGCAGGATGGTTCGATCTGCCTCTGAAGCTGGGCGACAAGCTGGGAAGCTTGCTTGGAGGGAAACCCAATGAAACAGCCATCACCGACACCACCACGCTGAACCTGTTCAAAGCTTTGGCCTCGGCACTGCGCACGCAGAAAGCCGATGCACCACAGCGCCGAGTGATCCTGACAGAACGCGATAATTTCCCCACCGACATCTACATTGCCGAAGGCCTGGCCGATCTGGTCAACTCCCTGTCCCAGGAGACCGGCATCGCGTACGAGGTGAAGCTCATCGATGACGAGGCTTCCTTGCGCGCGGCCTTGGATGACAGTGTGGCCGTGGTGGCACTGTCGCACGTGAATTACCGAACCGGCGCCATGTGGAACATGGATGCGATCACCGCTGCGATCCACGCTTCCGGTGCGTTGGTAATCTGGGATCTGGCACATGCCGCAGGGGCTGTGCCGGTGGACCTGAACGCCGCGGATGCTGACTACGCGGTGGGCTGCACCTACAAGTACCTCAACGGCGGACCAGGCTCGCCGGCCTTCATCTGGGTCAACGCCCGCCACCACGAACGTTTCTGGCAGCCGCTGTCGGGCTGGTGGTCCCATAACAAGCCCTTCGAAATGTCGCAAAGCTACACTCCAGCCAATGACATCCGCCGCTTCATGTGCGGCACCCAGCCAATGACTTCGCTGGCCATGGTCGAGGTGGGGCTCGACATCGCCTTGGAAGCCGATATGGCCCAGGTGCGAGCCAAGTCGCTGGAACTCGTCGATCTGTTCATTGCCCTGGTGGAGACTCGATGCGTTGGTTATGGGCTGGAACTGGTGACCCCACGCGAACACCCGGCACGGGGCAGCCACGTGAGCTTCCGCCACGAGCATGGCTATGAAATCATCGCCGCGCTGATCGACCAAGGTGTCATCGGCGATTACCGGGAACCCGAGGTCCTGCGCTTCGGCATCACCCCGCTGTACCTGACGCGCACCGATATCTGGGATGCTGTGGAGAAGCTGCGTGAAATTCTGCACACCAACGCATGGCAGCGCGAAGAGTACGCCGTGCGAAATGCCGTGACCTAG